TCGGCGGCTGGCGCGATCGGCTCGTCGGCTCCACGGCCCAACTCGTCGATCACGCTGCGTCCCGAATCGACCAGCGCCTGCAGATCGTAACCACCCTCCAGCGCGACGGCCATCCGTCCGCCGCAGCACTCGGCGGCCATCCGCTTCGCCCGCCGCGCAAGGGCGGCGAAGCCGCCCTCGGTAACTCGCATCCCGCCCAGCGGATCCCGAAAGTGCGCGTCGAAGCCCGACGACACGAGGATGAACTCCGGACGGAATTGCCGGACGACCGGAGCCAGCAGATCGTCGAAGACGCGCAGGTACTCGTTGTCGCCGAACGTCGCCGGCATCGGCGCATTGACCGTGTATCCGGCGCCGGCGCCGTAGCCGGTTTCGTCCAGTGCGCCGGTCCCCGGGTAGAAAGGGTACTGATGAGTGGAGAAGTAGAGCACCTCGGGCGAATCGTAAAAGATGTCCTGGATGCCGTTGCCGTGGTGGACGTCCCAATCGATCACCAGCACGCGCTTGAGACCGCGGCGGCGAATCAGGTAGCGCGCCGCGATCGCCACGTTGTTGAACAGGCAAAATCCCATCGCGCGCGCGGCGAGCGCGTGATGGCCCGGCGGACGGACGATCGCAAAGGCGTTGTCCGCCGCTCCGTCCATCACCGCCTCGACCGCCGTCAGCACGCCGCCCGCCGCCAGCAGCGCGGTCTGACAGGAGTCGGGCGAGGTGTGCGTGTCCGGGTCGAAGTCGTAGCGCGGCATCGAGGCGCTCCGCTTGACCTCGGCGACGTAGGCCGGGTCATGGCACAGTTCGATCTCCTCGGTGGTCGCCTCGCGCGGGCTAATCGCAAGTAACGCGTCACGATTCAGCCGGCTGGCCATCTCGATCATCACCGCCGCGCGTTCAGGGCGTTCCGGATGGCTTCGGCCGGCGAAATGCTTCAAAAAACGGCGGTCGCTGATCAATGCGGTCCTGAGCATCGTTGACACCCTGAACTTCGATAACGATCATAAATCAGACCGTGCGGCCTCGCGCTATGGGGCCTGGCGTCGGCGGACGGAAACCTTTTGGGAATAGTTGAAATACTCCTGTTCCTGGTAATCGCCCTGATCGTTATCCCGCCGGATGACCTGCCGCAGGTGATGCGCACCGTGGGCAAGGTGATGCGCGAGTTGCGGCTCGCGAGCAACACCGTGATGCGCGAAATCTCCGGCGCGATAGGCGATGACTCGCCATTCAATATACTGCCGCCGCGCTTCGACGATCCGCATCCACCGACGCCCCCTGCGACGCCGACGCCCCCCGCGCCGGCCTTCCTGGCTCCAGAGCCCAAGTCGGAGGCGCCCGTTGAAAGCGCTCCCGGCGCCGAGCTTCAGCCTCCCACCGAGCATCAGGCGACCATGGCTCGGACGCCGGCCGAAGTGCAAGCGCCAAGCGAGCAACCGTCGTCCGCTGAACCGAGCGGGCCCAAGGCGCCTGTCCCGGAGTCGCCGGACGATCCGGACGACAAACTTTAAGCCGCCATAACTCGCACCGCGTTACGTGGCCAACCAGGAGTTTTCCGCCGCCAATCCTCCCGCCGTGACGGAGGAGGTCCGCATGCCGTTGCTCGAGCACGTGCGCGAGTTGCGTGCACGGCTGGTGCGAGCGGTGATCGCGGTGGCGGTGGGATGCGCGCTCTCGTACATTTTCGCCGACCATCTTTTCGCCTGGCTGACTTTGCCGCTGCGCGAGGTCGGCCAGGGCAAACTGCTGCTGATCGGCACGGGCGTGGGCGAGGCTTTTTTCACCAAGATCAAGGTTGCGCTGGTTGCGGGCGTTTTTGTGGCGAGCCCCGCGATCTTTTACGAAGTATGGAAATTCATCGCCCCCGGCCTTTATGTGTCTGAACGGCGGATGGCGCTGCCGTTCGTCGTAAGCTCGAGCCTGTTCTTCGCGCTCGGCGGCTACTTCTGCTGGGCGGTGGTGTTCAAGATCGGCTACGCATTTTTCATCGCCCAGTATGCCTCGATCGGCGTAACGCCGACGATCCGGATCAGCGAATACCTCGCCTTTTCGGCCAAGCTGATGCTGGCCTTCGGACTGACCTTTGAAATGCCGATTTTCTCGGTGTTCCTGACGCGGCTCGGACTCATCGACTACCGCATGATGCTGCAATATTTCCGCTACGCGGTGCTCGGCATCTTCGTGGTCTCGGCTGCGCTGACCCCGCCCGACATGGTTTCGATTTTCCTGCTCGCGATTCCGCTGCTGCTGCTTTATGGATTGAGCGTGGGCGTTTCCTATATGTTCCGTTCGCCGGCGCCGCTGAGCGAACCGGCAGCCGAACCTCCCGCCACGCTGTAAGCGCCGCCCCCGCGCGTCCACGGAAAGGAGAGCGACCCGATGGCCACAATCGTCAACGACCCACGCGCTTCGGGAGCCCCGGGAATCGAGCCGCGCTGGACCCACAGCGCCAAGGATGTCGTCGGCACGGCGTATTCGACCGCGAGCCCGGTCTGGTTCACCGCTTCGGGCGGGGTGCTCAGCGAGGTTTACTTTCCCACGATCGATCGGCCGCAAATCCGCGATTTGCAGTACCTGGTGACCGACGGCAAGACCTTTTTCCACGACGTCCATCGCGACCAGGACTCTTCGATCGAATACCTTACCGAGCGCGGTCTCGGCGTGCGCATCACCAATGCCGACCGCGACGGCCGCTACCGCGTGGTGATGGAGGTCATCAGCGACCCGCATCAGCCGTGCGTGCTGCTGGACACCCGGCTGGAGGGCGACGCCGACCTGCTGCGCCGCCTGCGCCTGTTCGTGCTGCTCTCGCCGC
The nucleotide sequence above comes from Candidatus Binataceae bacterium. Encoded proteins:
- a CDS encoding twin-arginine translocase TatA/TatE family subunit — protein: MGIVEILLFLVIALIVIPPDDLPQVMRTVGKVMRELRLASNTVMREISGAIGDDSPFNILPPRFDDPHPPTPPATPTPPAPAFLAPEPKSEAPVESAPGAELQPPTEHQATMARTPAEVQAPSEQPSSAEPSGPKAPVPESPDDPDDKL
- a CDS encoding histone deacetylase; this encodes MLRTALISDRRFLKHFAGRSHPERPERAAVMIEMASRLNRDALLAISPREATTEEIELCHDPAYVAEVKRSASMPRYDFDPDTHTSPDSCQTALLAAGGVLTAVEAVMDGAADNAFAIVRPPGHHALAARAMGFCLFNNVAIAARYLIRRRGLKRVLVIDWDVHHGNGIQDIFYDSPEVLYFSTHQYPFYPGTGALDETGYGAGAGYTVNAPMPATFGDNEYLRVFDDLLAPVVRQFRPEFILVSSGFDAHFRDPLGGMRVTEGGFAALARRAKRMAAECCGGRMAVALEGGYDLQALVDSGRSVIDELGRGADEPIAPAADGTRVIPIIERAHYFLASYWKF
- the tatC gene encoding twin-arginine translocase subunit TatC — protein: MPLLEHVRELRARLVRAVIAVAVGCALSYIFADHLFAWLTLPLREVGQGKLLLIGTGVGEAFFTKIKVALVAGVFVASPAIFYEVWKFIAPGLYVSERRMALPFVVSSSLFFALGGYFCWAVVFKIGYAFFIAQYASIGVTPTIRISEYLAFSAKLMLAFGLTFEMPIFSVFLTRLGLIDYRMMLQYFRYAVLGIFVVSAALTPPDMVSIFLLAIPLLLLYGLSVGVSYMFRSPAPLSEPAAEPPATL